A genomic window from Thioalkalivibrio sp. ALJ12 includes:
- a CDS encoding ABC transporter ATP-binding protein, giving the protein MTSYLSIEHVHKTFGEGPTASEVLRDVDLHVDRGEFISIIGHSGCGKSTVLNIVAGLLETSTGAVILDGKEVSKPGPDRSVVFQNHSLLPWLTVRDNVALAVDKTFKGTKSAAERREWVLQTLDMVGMSHALDKRPDEISGGMKQRVGIARALAMEPKVLLMDEPFGALDALTRAHLQDEVMRIQSDLGNTVLMVTHDVDEAVLLSDRIVMMTNGPAATIGEILEIDLPKPRERLAMADNAEYNHYRAEVLRFLHERHKNPESEAA; this is encoded by the coding sequence ATGACCAGCTATCTCTCCATCGAACACGTCCACAAGACCTTTGGCGAAGGCCCGACAGCCAGCGAGGTGCTGCGCGACGTCGACCTGCACGTGGACCGCGGCGAGTTCATCTCCATCATCGGCCACTCCGGCTGCGGCAAGTCGACGGTGCTCAATATCGTCGCCGGGCTGCTGGAGACCAGCACCGGCGCGGTGATCCTGGACGGCAAGGAGGTCAGCAAGCCGGGCCCGGACCGCAGCGTCGTGTTCCAGAACCACTCCCTGCTGCCCTGGCTGACCGTGCGCGACAACGTGGCGCTGGCGGTGGACAAGACCTTCAAGGGCACCAAGTCCGCCGCCGAGCGCCGCGAATGGGTACTGCAGACTCTGGACATGGTCGGCATGAGCCACGCGCTGGACAAGCGCCCGGACGAGATTTCCGGCGGCATGAAGCAGCGCGTGGGCATCGCCCGGGCCCTGGCGATGGAGCCGAAGGTGCTGCTGATGGACGAGCCCTTCGGTGCGCTGGACGCGCTGACCCGGGCGCACCTGCAGGACGAGGTGATGCGCATCCAGTCGGATCTGGGCAACACCGTGCTGATGGTCACCCACGACGTGGACGAGGCGGTGCTGCTGTCCGACCGCATCGTGATGATGACCAACGGCCCGGCCGCGACCATCGGCGAGATCCTGGAGATCGACCTGCCGAAGCCGCGCGAGCGCCTGGCGATGGCCGACAACGCCGAATACAACCACTACCGGGCCGAGGTGCTGCGCTTTCTCCACGAGCGCCACAAGAACCCCGAGTCGGAGGCCGCGTGA
- the nirB gene encoding nitrite reductase large subunit NirB yields MDTANEKPRLVLIGNGMAGMRTVEELLKLKPDMYHITVFGAEPWGNYNRIMLSPVLASEKTVDEIMLNDDAWYAERGITLHKGRRIERIDRVNRRVIAEDGTEAPYDRLLLATGSDPVMIPVPGHELEGVVAFRDIHDVDAMLAASRAHQHAVVIGGGLLGLEAANGLMRQGMEVTVVHLMDHLMERQLDAEAAGMLRGSLEERGMRFRMAHQTETILGEDRVTGVRFTDGSEVEADLVVMAVGIRPNTALAESAGLHCERGVVVNDTMQTYDPSIYAVGECVQHRGATYGLVAPLWEQAKVCANHLAEYGIGRYEGSMTSTKLKVTGIDLFSAGDFTGDETTEDLVFKDAARGVYKRLVLKDNRIQGAVLYGDTLDGSWYFQLMRDATPVADIRENLLFGQAHIGDSGHGDEASRVAAMPDEAEICGCNGVCKGEIVQAISEHKLFTLEDVRAHTKASNSCGSCTGLVESVLATTLGGDYSDAPAKKPVCACTDHSHDEVRAAISRDGLKTMDAVFEALDWKTPNGCHVCRPALNYYLLAAWPKDYQDDAQSRFINERAHGNIQKDGTYSVVPRIWGGVTTPAELRAIAEVAERYQVPTVKFTGGQRIDLLGVKKVDLPAMWRDLGDAGFVSGHAYGKALRTVKTCVGSEWCRFGTQDSTGLGIQLERMTWGSWTPHKFKMAVSGCPRNCAEATIKDLGVVCVDSGYELHVGGNGGVKVRATDFLCKVETEAEVLEYAGAFMQFYREDARYLERTAPWIERVGLTRVKERLVDDADYRAALYARFLESQEVAQVDPWAERAAGHAAHEFIPITPVDAAPRQGVSA; encoded by the coding sequence ATGGATACCGCGAACGAGAAGCCGCGGCTGGTCCTGATCGGCAACGGCATGGCCGGGATGCGTACGGTCGAGGAGCTGCTGAAGCTCAAGCCGGACATGTACCACATCACCGTGTTCGGTGCCGAGCCCTGGGGCAACTACAACCGCATCATGCTCTCGCCGGTGCTGGCCTCGGAGAAGACCGTCGACGAGATCATGCTGAACGATGATGCCTGGTATGCCGAACGCGGCATCACCCTGCACAAGGGCCGACGCATCGAGCGGATCGACCGCGTGAACCGGCGGGTGATCGCCGAGGACGGCACCGAGGCGCCCTATGACCGCCTGCTGCTGGCGACCGGCTCCGACCCGGTGATGATCCCGGTGCCAGGGCACGAACTGGAGGGCGTGGTTGCCTTCCGCGACATCCACGACGTGGACGCGATGCTCGCGGCCAGCCGCGCACACCAGCATGCGGTGGTGATCGGCGGCGGCCTGCTGGGCCTGGAGGCCGCCAACGGCCTGATGCGCCAGGGCATGGAGGTCACCGTGGTGCACCTGATGGACCACCTGATGGAGCGCCAGCTGGATGCCGAGGCCGCCGGGATGCTGCGCGGCTCGCTGGAGGAGCGTGGCATGCGTTTCCGCATGGCGCATCAGACCGAGACGATCCTGGGCGAGGACCGCGTCACCGGCGTGCGCTTCACCGACGGCAGCGAGGTCGAGGCGGATCTGGTGGTGATGGCGGTCGGCATCCGCCCGAACACCGCGCTGGCCGAGTCCGCCGGGCTGCACTGCGAGCGCGGCGTGGTGGTGAACGACACCATGCAGACCTATGACCCGTCGATCTATGCGGTCGGCGAGTGCGTGCAGCACCGCGGCGCCACCTACGGCCTGGTCGCGCCCCTGTGGGAACAGGCGAAGGTCTGCGCCAACCACCTGGCCGAGTACGGCATCGGGCGCTACGAGGGCTCGATGACCTCCACCAAGCTGAAGGTGACCGGGATCGACCTGTTCTCCGCCGGCGACTTCACCGGTGACGAGACCACCGAGGACCTGGTGTTCAAGGACGCCGCGCGCGGCGTCTACAAGCGCCTGGTGCTGAAGGACAACCGCATCCAGGGGGCCGTGCTGTACGGCGATACCCTGGACGGCTCCTGGTATTTCCAGCTGATGCGGGACGCCACGCCGGTGGCCGACATCCGCGAGAACCTGCTGTTCGGCCAGGCGCATATCGGCGACTCCGGCCACGGCGACGAGGCCTCGCGGGTCGCGGCCATGCCCGACGAGGCCGAGATCTGCGGCTGCAACGGCGTGTGCAAGGGCGAGATCGTCCAGGCGATCAGCGAGCACAAGCTGTTCACGCTGGAGGACGTGCGCGCCCACACCAAGGCGTCGAACTCCTGTGGCTCCTGCACCGGGCTGGTGGAGTCCGTGCTTGCCACCACGCTGGGCGGCGACTACTCCGACGCCCCGGCGAAAAAGCCGGTCTGCGCCTGCACCGACCACAGCCACGACGAGGTGCGCGCGGCGATCAGCCGCGACGGGCTGAAGACCATGGACGCGGTGTTCGAGGCCCTCGACTGGAAGACCCCGAACGGCTGCCATGTCTGCCGTCCGGCGCTCAACTACTACCTGCTGGCGGCCTGGCCGAAGGACTACCAGGACGACGCCCAGTCGCGCTTCATCAACGAGCGCGCCCATGGCAACATCCAGAAGGACGGGACCTATTCCGTCGTGCCGCGCATCTGGGGCGGGGTGACCACCCCGGCCGAGCTGCGCGCGATCGCCGAGGTGGCCGAGCGCTACCAGGTGCCCACGGTCAAGTTCACCGGCGGCCAGCGCATCGATCTGCTGGGGGTGAAGAAGGTCGACCTGCCGGCGATGTGGCGCGATCTCGGCGACGCCGGGTTTGTCTCCGGCCATGCCTACGGCAAGGCCCTGCGCACGGTGAAGACCTGTGTCGGCTCCGAATGGTGCCGCTTTGGCACCCAGGACTCGACCGGGCTCGGCATCCAGCTGGAGCGGATGACCTGGGGCTCCTGGACCCCGCACAAGTTCAAGATGGCGGTCTCCGGCTGTCCGCGTAACTGCGCCGAGGCGACGATCAAGGACCTCGGTGTGGTCTGCGTGGACTCGGGTTACGAGCTGCACGTGGGCGGCAACGGCGGGGTGAAGGTCCGCGCCACCGACTTCCTCTGCAAGGTGGAGACCGAGGCCGAGGTGCTCGAATACGCCGGGGCCTTCATGCAGTTCTACCGCGAAGATGCGCGCTACCTGGAGCGCACCGCCCCGTGGATCGAGCGCGTCGGCCTGACCCGGGTGAAGGAACGCCTGGTGGACGACGCCGACTACCGCGCGGCGCTGTACGCCCGCTTCCTGGAGTCGCAGGAGGTGGCGCAGGTGGACCCCTGGGCCGAACGCGCCGCCGGGCATGCGGCGCACGAGTTCATCCCGATCACGCCGGTGGACGCGGCCCCGCGCCAGGGGGTGTCGGCATGA
- the nirD gene encoding nitrite reductase small subunit NirD yields the protein MSWLAICPLEDIPSLGARVVAGPNGDIAVFRTADDRVFALRDQCPHKGGPLSQGIVHGERVTCPLHNWVIDLQSGEATGADSGCTHAFPIRVTDGQVWLDLSGATGDAADDPAAAPVACREAG from the coding sequence ATGAGCTGGCTTGCGATCTGTCCGCTCGAGGACATCCCGTCGCTGGGCGCGCGCGTAGTGGCGGGCCCGAACGGAGACATCGCCGTGTTCCGCACCGCCGATGACCGCGTGTTTGCCCTGCGCGACCAGTGCCCGCACAAGGGTGGGCCGCTGTCGCAGGGCATCGTCCACGGCGAGCGCGTGACCTGCCCGCTGCACAACTGGGTGATCGACCTGCAGTCCGGCGAGGCCACCGGGGCGGACAGTGGCTGCACCCATGCCTTCCCGATCCGGGTGACCGACGGTCAGGTGTGGCTGGATCTCTCCGGCGCCACGGGCGACGCCGCGGACGATCCCGCTGCGGCACCGGTCGCCTGCCGCGAGGCGGGCTGA